taatgcatttttcgagggtAAATTTGACCAAATATtaaagcaataatatatgacatgcaacttacacaaagcacaccgttaaattcgtgtgaaaggagctttcaacgatataattttcacattgtgcatgtcatgtactattaatcttgtcaatagttaaaggcggtcttaaaaaatgcattaggccctatatagatgaaaGGAGGGAGTAGCTAGTTTAAGAAATTTCCTCTAAAAAGGCTTCTAGCTTCAATTAACACACAAGTACATATAACACATCTCATGCATGTGCAATATGTGGAATGGATGCACAGCATTAACATTACAATAAAGTAGGGTTTACATGTAAACAAAATATATGTGAGAAATTGCGTCATGTTACCTTAGCTTTCCCGTCAGATTTTCCCCACCAACATCTTGGACATTTCTCAACACCCTCATTTCAGCAATGTGGATAAAAAACTGCACGGCTTGGAACATATGGAGTCTTGCCCTGCTGACCCCATATATAATTATGCAGATGGTGGTAGTGTAAGTCTCAAAGTTTGAGCGCCAATATATGCTTTGCTTCCGTGGAGAGCAACCGTCCATGTGTAGCAGCAAAGCTAGCTGCATCAGCCAAACCCAACTGCCCGAGGATACGATCGATGGCTTTTTTCCACCGGAGCTCGAATTAATCCATCATCGTCGACGGAGACCACCGAAGGCAAATCCTTACGCAGCACAGAATTCGGCCGTCCTCCAAACACTTGACTACACAAGTAAAACCACAATCATACCCAGCCTCGCCAAATCCATCTTGGTAGAAGTTAACGGATCAATTCAGTAGCGACATATATATAGAGCCGTACAGGCAACTAGCGCCACTACACATCCTGAAAAGGGAAGCCAAGATCTATTGAACTCAACAATGGGTGTCATACCGTCATGCCATCATTGTTTTTCCTTTCTTTTGAACACACCACACTGCTCGATTGACCGGCTTACAGTTCATTACCCGGTCCGTATAGTTTGCCACGATGCAGAGTAGTattcgttgccttttattttgctttccaAAAGAGAAGTTCTCCTCACTTTGCTTGTATTTGGGGTATGGCATTGATCTTCTGCGATCTCCTTCCTTGGTGCGGTCCTAGAGGCAGCTGTAGCTCTCAAATCCTTTGCCTTTGATGCGAGGCTTTGTGACCACTGGGAATCGTTCCTTCGCTCCGTGTCGTCGCAAGAAAGGTCATGGTTTTCTTCTATTTTCTCGGAGAGccaaaaaactttgagaaaaacttCCTTCCACTTCCTTGTACCAGACTACCAGTACCACGCGGCCTGCTGGTTTTTATCAAAAAGAAGGATTACCCTCAACCTCTGCATCGTCATGATGCACACaatcatctttattaattattcatcagAGTATGACAAAATGAATACAAGGATCAACGCGAAGCCCCCTTCTAGCAAATTCGCTACACCTACAAGTATACACATGTGCCCTGTCCGCATTACATACACAATTTGATCCACTGGCATGAAGACCATCCGGTCTAGGGATCCCATAACGTGCACCGCCTACGCACGCTTTAGGATCTGCCGCCGCCATCTTCCGGCATCCCGTCTTCAGGAGGAATCACTGCATAGATCTTGTCATTCCTATCTGTCATCGACGTCATCACGACAACAGACAACGCCACCAGCCTGCGCGCATCGATCAATCCGCGTCCAACTCTGAGACTCCATTGCTCCACGCCGCCAAGACCCACCGTCATCAATGCGGTCGATCTAACATTGCTCCACCTATTGGCCTCTCCCGTGAACAAGTGCTCCAAGATGATGGCCCCAGGAGAGAGAACGGCACCAATGTCTTCGTCATCATCCAATCCGGGAGTCTCAAATTTAGGTTTTTTCCCCCGGAACAGCTGCCACCTGGAGGAAGAGGGGCATGCCATCAAGATTGTCAGAATCATGGTTCTGTTATACCATTctatgactttacgatccaaactagcccatatgattctacgattttaatTCTTAGAACCTACGTTTCTACAATCCTAATAGTGAAGAATCTACGATGTGCGATGCTACCATCGAAGCTCCGATctgattcaaaatcgcgattctgacaagcAACTGTTGACGCACCCAAGCGGTGCCCACCGCCACATAGCTCTcatgacgacgccttcaagaaggacacGACGCCAACAGCGTCGTCGCCGTCCTTGGGTTTTCACCGGGAAAAAACCAGGTGGACCCAAATGATGTCTCCAGGAAGAAAAATGGCACCCTTGGGTGTCGTAACTGTCACGGCTGGCAAGAGCTGACCTGGGAATTATCGCAAACCGGGTCCCCACCTCCCGCTCAGTCCCAACCCGGTAACCGGCTAGCAGCACGGCTATGTCCGATAAGACGGAGTGCACGCAACGAGGGTTGGAGGAAGGAGCAGCTCGGCACTGGCCGTCGGGGCAGCAAGCCGCCGCACTAACCCGCCGATGAATCGCCGGCCACCCGGTCTGATCCCGACAGCCCACATGCCCAGCCGCGCCATCGGACGGGGAAGCCTCGCCAAAGAGACCGCCATCCTTGATCCATGGATCGCAGCCGCCGTACCAGTGTCGAGCAGCCGGAGAAGGGCCGTGCCGCCGCCTTCCTCAGAGCCATCCGGACTTTGTCGGAGGGCGCCTCAGGCGACGGCGAGGGGAGGAAGGtgtggcggaggaggaagaggtgtctaGATGAGGTGGCGGTGAAGGAGGGATCCGGCGGAGGCGCTAGATCGCGAGTCCCTCCTGGCCGGAGCGAGTCGCGTAATACTTGTGCATCGGTTGGTGGCCCGCAGTTTGTGTGTATACTGAAGTGGCCCCGCAAATCTTACATGTCGCTTGCTATGGCAAATCTATCTATATATCTATCTACTATACTACTCCTTGCATTTCTAAATACATATAAaactttctagagattttaatgtggactgcatacggatgtatatagacatatataGATTTACCCATTTTGATTTGGATGTAGTCTGTATTgaaatctcttaaaagacttatatttagaaacgaagggagtgtCTATTAATTAAGCAGGAGCTGGCCGTCACCTGTGCATTCATCCTGCCCGGATTCGCTGTTACATTTATCACCCGAGAGGCCGTATGAACAGATCGTTCTCACAAGTTCAAGGTCATACATACATTGTGGTTTTAAAACAGCAGATCTTTCAGACAAGAAGACCCTCAGTGTTCAGAGCAGTGGAAGGCCAAGTATATGTTGTTAACCATGTCTCGGAAATTGCCCCCATGATGGTAGATTTGACACTGACTTATTGTAGCGATGCGCACGCCCCTTGGTATTGTCAAGGCTAAATAAGAAATTTCTGAACTAGGCAATTGTTTCTTCATTTGAATAGCATCACTTTCCAACGATGAATCTCTTAACTGGTACCAACTCACAAGTCACATCCGAATCCTTGCACAAATGAGGCCTCGACAACATAAGTTTATGCAGTCTCAATAGAACTTAAATCACAGTTGCATCCTGGGGATAGATATATAGCTAGGagccatatagataaacagatgCAGACTAAGGAGATAAAACACATTCCACGAAAGGATGCGCCTTGAAGACGTCGTGAATTTTCTCATCGCTTGGCGCAACCTCGGTCGACTGCTTCACCGTCATTCTTCTAAGCATCGGCGCACATCTGAACACCATCTCCAGGAAACCGAACTCATGATTGTCTCCTCGGAAGCCGTCGATTTCCACTTCTTCAAGCTCCGTCGAGCAGATAGCTTGGTTTCTCCAGCTGGGCTGGCAATAACAGCCCTCCATGGGGGGGGGACTTCCGTCAAGGTGAAAGTTTTGCATCCCTCCACAGCCTCCTAAGAAAACAATGTGGGTGAATTAGGGCACATATAGCAGAGCATATAGCTGAGAGGAGGATTGTTAAATCGTACCTTGCGTTCAGGCATGAGTAGCGCAAGCTTGAAGCTGCGCGCAGCGGTGCGAACTGGACGCGTCCCGAGGAGATGCAACACGAATGCTCCATAGACGTGGCCTAGAGACGTGAGATGCACTTCCAAATCAATGGCGGACAAGTCGGCGGCAACCTGCTGCTGCAGATGCTTCTCTAACTCTTGCTCCAAGTGATCGGCCGGGTAATCGTCGGCTGTAAATAACCAGTCATTCCCCGGTCCCTgtcaaaaaacaaacaaaaaaacttgATCCGGTAATTAAGATGGTCTTCGTATGTAATGAGAAAGAAGACAGGGGTGGGTGGATTGACTGATGGGACTGACTTTGCAAGCATCAATGTGCAGCAGCTTAGGTCGCCGTGTCTCTGCTGTCGGCACCGGCGATGGTGACGGCGAGAATAAGCTCACCTTCTCAATTTCCCAACAACCAAACCCTGTAAACCAGCTGCCACCATACCGGCAGCTCCACGAGACCTTCTCCGCCATCGGCGCCTGCACGGACACGGTGAGGTCCTCGCGGGCCTCGAAGGACACGGTGAGCTGCTCGAGCGCAGGGGTCGCGATGTCGATGCGGCGTACATAATTCACACCGCTTTCCTCCACAAGGAGCTCGCGCAGCGTCGGGGACTTGACGGTGATGGCGTAGTCCTCGACCTCGTCACAGGGCCGGCGGTAACGGACGGCGTACCGGAGCACGCGCAGGAGGGGACAGTGGGGGAGAAGGGCGGCGAGGCCGTCGTGGGTGTAGTAGCCGCAGAGGTCGAGCGTGGTGAGTGCGGGGAACAGGCACTCGCCAACGTCGGCGGCGGCCAGGGCCGCGGACGTCGGCAGGCGGAGCTCGACGGGATTGCTGTCCATCAGGAGGGAGATCGTGGCGGTGCGCTCGAAGCCGAAGCACGGCAGCTCGACGGGATGGGGCAGGTACACGACGCCCGATGGGATGGCGACGGCGAGATCAACCGGCAAGAACCACGCGGCGGCCCGCAGCAGCGAGCTGACTGCGCGGgtggagccgggctggtcggcgacgcggatgtggaaggaggagacGACCGTGTCCTTGCGGCCGAGGGCGTCGAGCGCCTTACCGAGGGAGCGGAACGGGACGTCGGGGAAGGCCAGATCTAGGAGCCAGGTCCAGAGGCCGCGCCACCGGCGGGCGAGGACGCTGGTGCGCGCGGCGGTGGCGACGCATCCGAGGCGCGCAAGGACCAGGAGCAGCAGCTCGTCGGGGAGCGCGCTGATGTGGTCCGGCTCGGAGGGAGTGAAGCCTAGCCTGGCGCGGCGGCGCGCTTCGCCGGAGGCGATGAGCCGCCTCGATCGCAGCTCCATGATAGGCAGGCAGTTTCCCGATCGGCTTAATTATCGCCGCCTATGCGCAGTACCCGTTCGGCCTGAAATGTCAAAAATCTGACGTTCGGGCGTCTATTCCGAAAATTTATGAAAAGTAATACTGAAAACGTAAATATAGGGTACGGCAAATTGACTGGGAGACGAAGAAATAAGAGATCTCCAGCCGTGTCCCCAACAGGCCCTCACAGGtgactttttcggcgccggcgccgaaaaaacgcccCAGTCGCGCCCCAGGATGCCGAAATCTGCCAGTTCGGCCCGTTTTTGGGCCTGGCaatcgcaggccgaacccggcgcactgggacGCTCGGGGCTCCGGCGCAAAGGAAAAGCACGGCTGGCCCACACCGTGAGGCGAAAAGTCAAGTCTTTCTTCCTGATTCGCCTCCCAACCCCCCCGCGCTCGGCCGCCAACCGGCTgtatcccggcgccgcccaccgccTACCACCGCTAGATAGCTCATCCCCGCCGGAAAAAGAGCAGAGGTTTCGCCGAGGCAGCCCCTCCACCGGCAGCTGGGCGATTTTTCCGCCGTCTCCGGCCGCGGAGGAGCAGTTTAGCGGCGGGTACGCGCCCaccgcgcccgcaaggtgtttggcgatttgcctgcctcggcagtggactcggacgacgaggaagCGGTCCCCACGCTGCTGGAGTAGGAAGCTGAGGCTGACGTCCAGGAAGAggaacatctcatggtcctcgccgccctgctggcgagcaatgaaaagtcgcggcgaggtggctcggcgccggggcggatgaaagcaaagaaccggcatcgtctcgaaggctactgcatgctctactccgactacttcgccgacgctccactgcacggcaataaaatatttcggcgccgttatcggatgagccgaaagcttatCCTTAGGactgtgaattccatccgggaattcgacagctacttcaactgcaagaaggattgcaccggcaaatttggattcattttgatctagaagtgcatgacagcgatgaggatgcttgcatacggagctcccggtgatttactcgacgactatgggcgcatggccgagtccaccaccattgagtgtttctacaagttctgtcgggcagtggtggcagtgtttggaccgcaatacttgcaaacacccaatgcggaagacactgctcggatcctagcacataaTGCAGCAAGAGAATTTTCTGGGatccttggaagcatcgactgcatgcattggaaatgaaaaaactgcccatttgcttggcagggggtgtacaaaggcgccaaaggcggttgcagtgtggtacttgaggtggtggccacacaggacctctggatttggcactccttctttgatatgccaggaactcacaatgacatcaacgtgctgcagtgctcccctgtctttgccaagcttgttgaaggtcattctccttcggtgaacttcgaggtcaatgggcggcactacaacaaggggtactacctagctgatggcatctatccgagatggtctacatttgtgaagactatctcgaacattgtgccaggaggcaagaagtcccactttgcaAAGGTTCGGGAGGCTTGTAGGAAGGATgccgagcgggcatttggtgtgctccaatctcgatttgctgttgtccggtaccctactcagacctggtcgaaatatcaaatgtgggagatcatgacttgctgtgtcatcttgcacaacatgatcatcaggagcgagcaggaagagccagtgtttgacactgaaccatactacaggcagggtcctctagcccaAGTTGATCCATGCTACCgtcaacctggactgcctacctcagtatgcgtcaggagatccgagacccacaggtgcagcatcaactgcagcaggatctgatggagcacctatgaaggatcaagggcgacgcctagctcgacgtgtgatgatattttatttgttgaactgtatattgtgtattgaactatttgttgttgcactattttgttgaactatttgattttctaTAATGAACTATGTGATTAAAAATATTTATGTTGAGAATTCAACGCCGAGCCACGACGAAGAACGTCAAATATGGGCCGATTCTCACCCATATGGGGCCTTTATTCGCCGAACGTGGGCCGAAAACTGAGCCAATATCGGCGCCTAGGGGCGACCTGGGGCGACGGATGGATGCCCAACCGCCCCAGCGCCGATATTTTATCACCGGCTCACCTCCAGGcggcgatttttatgcctcctggagggccaacggctggagatgctctaagtgacTGCAAGACCTTTTTTACGTCAATAATAACATGTGTTGTTCCTCCTGATGCTCTCCTCATAAAACCACTTCCAGCGATCCTTCCGAGCACACCTTCTTTTTTTTAAACCCCACCATATATTAATTAATTCAAAACATTCGTACAATCGTTCATAACAGACTGTGCCACGCAGGGCAGAATAGTGTTAAAAAGAATACCATATGACCTATTATCAAAACTAAACTTAGCAATCCCGTGAGTCATCATATTTGCCCTCATATTAATCTTGGACATCTTCATACCCAGCATCATCCTTGAGACATTTAGCGCCTCCTTCTATAGGTCCACCAGGCTTGACTTATCAACATACTCTTTTCCAAATACCGAAGCTACAAAGGAGCAATCAGTTTTCAAAATGATGGTTTTGTTCCGAGCACACCTTCAAGAGCATCTACATGCAAGATTACCAAATCCGGCACCCTATTCGTTCCAGGACGTGTCGGGCGTGCCCACAAACAGTGACGAAAAAAAGGTTTTCCCTCGGTTtatatattataaagcaaccaccGAGCTCAAACAAAAGTTTAGGTTAGAAGAAAGtaaaacatgtgtgaatacaagAGGTCCAAAATAATAGTCTAGCTAGAGGCACATCACAACAACCCCTGCGAAATTGAGAACAATCAAACTAATCCGGCTCAGACGGTGGTGGCGGGTCGGTGGAGCAAGGCGCAGGGCGACGAACCGGAGCACAGGGATGATCCTGCCAATGGAGTCTCAGGGTTGCCGCTTACTAAGCGGTCTCCAAAGCTATAAAAAGCCACACAGTTTATAGATTCCGTCAGTTGTACGTAGAGGAATAACATGCTCAATCACTAACTTATTGCGGATGGTCCATAGCATCCACGCAAATGCACCCACTACCACCCACATGGTGGGTTGTGCATGGAAGTGGAGGCTTAGGACCTCCCTAAACATGTCGGGGAGGTTATCGTGGCACCAACCACCACCTACAACCTCCTTAAGGCAAATCCATAGAAAAATCATGGACGGGCATGTGAACAAAATGTGGTTGGAGTCTTCCGGTGTATCACATAATGGGCAATTCCTGTCGCTCGGCCCGTTTCACTTCAACCGCTTCAACACATTACACCTGAAGGTAGACGTCCACAAACCAACTACTACAAAAAGATTATAACTTTTGTAAGCACCTTTATCCCGAAGGAGGTCCAGCTCCTCCAGGCTCGGCGATGCCGCGATGGCCTTGTAAAGCGATCCAGCCAAGAACAACCCATTTGGACGGAAATCTGCAAGCCGAAAGACCAGGGCGGTTTGGGAGTGATTTCCTCCAAATGCATGAATAGCTCTTCTCTCCAAATGTCTATGGAGTATCGCCGCAACCGGCCATGGCATGTGGCTAGACATCATCCGCGCAAAATACTTATAACCGGTCGGTCCTCAAATTCTCGTCCACAAAGTCGCATACCTTATATCCATGCCCAATATCCATACTATGCATGATACATGATGAACTACTCTACATAGATCAAACAATGAACAAAGAAATCGGCATCAGACGGACAACGATATGCACGTAAACCCACTTTACATCATCCAAGATCACCAAAGTTCACTGCCAGACAGGTTCTAAACTTAAACATCTAAAATACGATAATAATAAACGGAGGAGGAGTGTCTTCACCACTTCCTCCTCGGCCCTTTGCCCTTCTGGTCGCCAGCGCAACTGTAGGCGTCTGCCGCTGGTGATGGATCGACCGAGTCGTCGGAGGAGCAGTGGTTGT
The sequence above is drawn from the Triticum aestivum cultivar Chinese Spring chromosome 7A, IWGSC CS RefSeq v2.1, whole genome shotgun sequence genome and encodes:
- the LOC123146893 gene encoding uncharacterized protein, whose translation is MELRSRRLIASGEARRRARLGFTPSEPDHISALPDELLLLVLARLGCVATAARTSVLARRWRGLWTWLLDLAFPDVPFRSLGKALDALGRKDTVVSSFHIRVADQPGSTRAVSSLLRAAAWFLPVDLAVAIPSGVVYLPHPVELPCFGFERTATISLLMDSNPVELRLPTSAALAAADVGECLFPALTTLDLCGYYTHDGLAALLPHCPLLRVLRYAVRYRRPCDEVEDYAITVKSPTLRELLVEESGVNYVRRIDIATPALEQLTVSFEAREDLTVSVQAPMAEKVSWSCRYGGSWFTGFGCWEIEKVSLFSPSPSPVPTAETRRPKLLHIDACKGPGNDWLFTADDYPADHLEQELEKHLQQQVAADLSAIDLEVHLTSLGHVYGAFVLHLLGTRPVRTAARSFKLALLMPERKEAVEGCKTFTLTEVPPPWRAVIASPAGETKLSARRSLKKWKSTASEETIMSSVSWRWCSDVRRCLEE